The window CTCCCTCAGCATCTTGATCGCTTCACGGGAACCTTCCTTTACGGTGTCGGCAACTGCAAAGACGGCGACGACCTCCCTGTTCACGGCGATGAAGACCGGTGTCATGGCAGCCGAGGATATCCTTTCCATCTCGGCCTTCATGGGGGATATCTCGATCGCTTCTTTTTTCAAGAGCTGCTCATTGCCGATGAATATATGCCTACTATCGACCGTAGCCCGTATACCGCCGCCCGGTATCGCCATAAACTCCTTCGGTTCTTCGAGGGATATTCCCCTTTCTTCCGCTTTTTTGACAATCGCCTTTCCGAGGGGGTGCTCGGAAACTTTTTCGGCGGATGCGGCAATCTTCAGAACCTCATCTCTTTCGATACCCTTTCTCACGACGATGCCGACAACCTCGGGCTCGCCCTTCGTTATGGTTCCCGTCTTGTCGAGGACGATGACCTCTATCTTATGGGCGAGTTCCAAGGCTTCCGCATCCCTGATGAGTATGCCTTTTTCAGCGCCCTTGCCGGTCCCGACCATAATGGCTGTCGGCGTGGCAAGACCGAGGGCGCAGGGACAGGCGATGATGAGCACGGCTATGAAATTCATGAGCGCCAGCGTGAAGGAAGGGCCCGGTCCGAAGAGGTACCAGACAACGAAGGTAACCGCCGCCAGGGATATGACGGTCGGAACAAAAACTGACGCAACTTTATCGGCCAGTCTCTGTATCGGTGCCTTGCTTCCCTGCGCTTCTTCGACGAGCCGGATGATCTGTCCCAGGGCAGTCTCCCTGCCGATTCTCGTCGCCTGCATCTTGAAACTCCCGGAGGTGTTCACAGTCCCGCCGAAGGCCTTGTCTCCCGACGATTTTTCGACGGGGAGACTTTCGCCCGTGAGCATCGACTCGTCAATCGCGGAGTATCCGTCGAGGATTTCTCCATCAACGGGTATCTTCTCTCCCGGCCTCACGACAACGACATCCCCGAGGACAACCTCGTCGATAAAGACCTCCTTCTCCCTTCCGTCCCTCTGGACGATTGCGTTCCTCGGTTGAAGCCGCATGAGTCGCTTTATCGCTTCCGAAGTCCTCCCTTTCGCCTTAGCCTCGAGAAGCCTTCCGAGGAGAATGAGCGTGATGATGCTCGCAGACGTATCGAAGTAGACGCCGGGGGAGACGCCGCCTTTCAGAAACATCCCGGGGAAGAACGTCGCAAGAAAACTATAGATATAAGCAGCAAAGGTCCCGACCGTGATGAGGGTATTCATGTTCGTAGACGCATGCTTTATCGCGGACCAGGCCGCCCTGTGGAATCGCATGCCCGCCCAGAACTGGACCGGTGTTGCGAGAAGGAAAAGAACCTTCCAGTCCGACAGGAAAGGGATGTGCGTCATGCTCCCGATCACGATGAGTGCGGTGAGGACTGCGCTTATGATAAACCGCTTCCGGATGCCATGAAACTCCCTTTCCCTGCGGACCATCTCCCTGTCCCCATAGTCCTCGGTAATCTGTTCCGCAGAGTACCCGGCGTCGTGCACAACCCTTGCGAAATCGCTGAAGCCGACGATGGTAGGGATATATTCGACCGTCGCCTTTTCAGCAGCGAG is drawn from Thermodesulfovibrionales bacterium and contains these coding sequences:
- a CDS encoding heavy metal translocating P-type ATPase; the protein is MEKIDLPITGMTCASCAAAVENALGKMQEVKRASVNFASEKATLEIEPPIDLNRIIAAIKEEGYGISSSRTDFAVRGMTCAACSAAVERALNGLSGVLQATVNLAAEKATVEYIPTIVGFSDFARVVHDAGYSAEQITEDYGDREMVRREREFHGIRKRFIISAVLTALIVIGSMTHIPFLSDWKVLFLLATPVQFWAGMRFHRAAWSAIKHASTNMNTLITVGTFAAYIYSFLATFFPGMFLKGGVSPGVYFDTSASIITLILLGRLLEAKAKGRTSEAIKRLMRLQPRNAIVQRDGREKEVFIDEVVLGDVVVVRPGEKIPVDGEILDGYSAIDESMLTGESLPVEKSSGDKAFGGTVNTSGSFKMQATRIGRETALGQIIRLVEEAQGSKAPIQRLADKVASVFVPTVISLAAVTFVVWYLFGPGPSFTLALMNFIAVLIIACPCALGLATPTAIMVGTGKGAEKGILIRDAEALELAHKIEVIVLDKTGTITKGEPEVVGIVVRKGIERDEVLKIAASAEKVSEHPLGKAIVKKAEERGISLEEPKEFMAIPGGGIRATVDSRHIFIGNEQLLKKEAIEISPMKAEMERISSAAMTPVFIAVNREVVAVFAVADTVKEGSREAIKMLREMKIEVTMVTGDHEKTAEAIARLVGVDRVFADVLPEQKAEVIGRLRDEGKIVAMVGDGINDAPALAAADVGLAVGTGTDIAIEASDITLIKGDLRSVVEAIRLSKMTLKTIKQNLFWAFFYNVIGIPVAAGLLYPFGGPLLNPMIASAAMAFSSVSVVSNSLRLRRRPL